The DNA sequence GGTTGGTACTCTAAGCTGACATCACCCGCAGCAATGTCATCTGCTATGGTGTTACCAACATCCGACACAAACCCTTGAGAGGGGTTACCCGATGTATCGCAAGCCACCAATAAAGGGATAATGAATAGGTAGAGGGTTCTTTTCATACAGGGTTTCTTTTGTAAACAGGGTAAGGCTCCGCTAATTGCTCCGTTTGAAATTACAAAATCCCTTTAAAATTAGTGCCCCGTAAGCTGATTTTTTTTAGCCCCCCAAGTGCGCCTACTAGTTACACACAAGTAGCATCAGCCAATAAAAGAGAGAAAGTTGAAAGGCACCAACAAGGTTCTTTCCAACGCCATTAACGCAAATATTGCCTGGAATCTCCAAAATGACCGGCTATTTAAGCGACTGGATTCCCTTTGAATAAGGCACGGCCCCAAATAATAATAGATCAACTTACAAAACAACGTCCTCGTGTACATTCTTTAAATTGATAAAGATGTATTCACTCCTCAATCCGATACCGCACCCCCACATAGAACTCCCTACCCCGCGTAGGACCCCAAACATTGGCGGTGTCAAAATAGGGACCGAAGGGGTCTTGCCAGGAGCGGATAGGACGCAACTGCCGGAAATCGAAGATGTTTTCGCAGCCGCCGTACACTTCTACTTTGGGCCAAACTTTGGTCAATTGGGCATTGATGACCGTAAAGGGGTCGGCGAATGCTTGTTGTTGAAATTCGGGTGGGCTCGTCGATGTGTTGGCCAGGCGCTGCTCACCCGTCCAGTGGATATTGGCGTCGAAGTGCCAGCTTTTGGAGAGGGGTTCGTAGGAAAAGGTCCCAACAACACGATGGGTGGCATTGAAGGGGAGTACTTGCTTGTCGCCGTCGATGATCCGGTAGACATCGAGGTAGTTGTAGGCCAGTTTCACGCCAAAACGCTGGTAGAAAGCCAAGCCCAATTCCCCCTGAAAACCATTGCTGATGCTAGTGCCCGTAAAATTGCGAACGATGGCTACTGTGGGGTCGGTATCGTAATCAGGGAAGATTTGATTTTGGAAGACAGTGCGGTAAAAATCGAAGGAAAACTGGGCTTCCACTTCGTCCCCGTAGTAATTATGGGTGAGGTTGGCACCGTAGTTGAGGGCCTCTTCGGGCAGCAGCGCTTCCGTGATGCGTACATCCCGCGAGCTGGCCAGGAGGTTGATGTTTTCGCTAAACAAGTTGACGGTACGCCAGCCGGTGCCTACCGAAATACGTGCCACTGTAGCCGGGGAAAGATTGGCGCGCAGTAAAGCCCGCGGCGTAGCTTTACAGCCAAAGGTATTGTGATGATCGTAGCGCAAACCAGTAATCAGCGTCAGTTGGTTATCGTACCAATTGAAGACGTTTTCGGCAAAGACACCGGGGATGTTCTCCTGCCGTTGGTAGATGCCATCGTAGCTGCGTTGCAAATCATCATTACCGAAACTGATGTCTTCTTCCAAATCCAGGAAGCGATAGCTGAAGCCGGTTTTCAGCTGGTGCTTCTCGTGCCAGTTGTATTCGTATTGCAGGTTGAGGTAGGCGTTGGCGTGGGTGGCCTGGTAGTGCGTAGTGCCGTAGTAAGATTCCTGCTTTTGGTGAAAGCCCGAAGCGTAGAAGAGCACGTGATGGTAATCATCGAGACGGTAGCCGGTTTTGGTGTAAAACTCCGGTTGGGAATATTCTACCAGTTGCCCGTAAGCGCTGGTTGTGCCTTTATCCCGGTCTGGATCGAAGGTGGTTTGTCCGCCAATACGTTGCTCCTGCACAAAGCGCAGGCCCGTCTCACTGTGCCATCCCCATTCTCCGGCATCACGGTATTTCCACTTGTTGTAAAGGGTATAGCTGTTGAGCAAAGGTAAGTCCAGAAAATCGTCCTTATCGCGATCGCGGCGCTGGGCGGGTTGGGTAGTGTGAGCAGCGACCAGGGTGCTCCAATTGTTCCAACGGTGGGCATAGTTGAGGTTGTACTGATGTTCGCCAAAACTATTGAGATAGGCATTCAGAAGTAAACGTTCGTCTTCGTCGGGTTGCTTGAGGACGACATTGATCTGGCCAGAAATACTCTCGTAGCCTTGTAAGACAGAGTTGGCTCCCTTCGCTACAAAAATGCTTTGGATCAGGGTACCAGGAATACTGCTGATTCCGTAAGTGTAACTCAGTCCCTGAATGAGCGGAAAACCATCAATCAACACCTGGTTGTACACCCCCGAAAGGCCAAGAATGCGCAGCTCTTTGGCATTGGTGACAATGTTGGTCGTCGTAGGTTGTACGCTACCCTGGGTGTTGAAACAGCCCGCCAGATCGCAGCAAGCAGAGCGGCCGAGTTCCTTGGCCGTAATCACCTCAGTCTTCACCGGGTTGATCGTGGAGATGAAGCTTCCTTGCCTGTTTTCCGTTACCACGACCACGTCCATGTCTTGGCGGGATTGTAGCTCAACGTCAATATTACCTGCCTCCTTGATCTGTATCGTGTCTGGTACAAACCCGACATAGGAGATCACCAAATCCGCGGGCAAATCCTTGGTAAGTGCCAGTTGGAAGGTCCCGTCTGCTTCTGTATAAGTACCGCCATCGTGTTGGATACTCCAGTAGACGCTGGCCCCCACCAGCGGCTGGCCCTGAAGATCATGAACATAGCCCGTCACCTCCTGCGCGAAAGACAGCAAAGGGAGGGTTAGCAATAAAAAAAGAGGTAGATGAAAAGGAGTATGCACAGGATGGTTTTGGTTGATCTGGTGTAAAGGTGTAAGGGTGTAAGGGTGTAAAAGTGTAAGGGTTTAAGGGTAGGGTGTTCAATTTGATGGTAAATTAGGTTGCGCGTGGCTTTAGCCCGCAACGAGTTCTAGCAGTACTATAAGTGCGGACTGAAGCCCGCGCAACCTGGCTGAGGGCAACTTTACGCATCAATTTAGCCTGCCAAGAAAGCACTAGAATCCGTCGCATCAAAAAAGCGTCAGATTGTACAGCTTAGGTCTAGTAGTGTTTGGCCAACTGGTGCTTAGACAAGGACAAACCTCAAAGGAAGTGATCACCAACGTTGGCTTCTTCCTTTTGAAGAATAGCCTCCCTCCGTCACTACGCTATACCTCCTCCAAGGAAGGATATGGGCGAGCCGTAGCTCGAAAAATTACGGAGGATGGATAAATGAGTTACTAAATCTTCACGCGGTAAGGCCGATCATTCGGGTTCTTACAACCGGGCGTCTCCTGTACCTTTTGGTAGATATCGTCTTCACAAACCATATCAGGATTGTAGCTCACATCGAAATGCGTAACGGCACCACGCTTGGCAGCAACACAGCTACTTACGCCCGCCAGTTTTTCAACATTGGCAGCGATGGTCTTGACGTCAGTAGAACATCCTACCCCAGTCACCTTGACGCTGATGGTCGTTTGGCTGGTTGATGTGGAAGCAGTTTGTGCGCTGAGGCTGGTCGTAAAGAGTACCATACAGCAAATCGAGAAGAAAATAGAGAGGGAAAATTTCATGTTCATCGTTTTTGATTCTTTTGCGAAGCAAAGATACTCAATTCCAATGTTTTGCCAAGGTCTCAAGGAAGTCTTCTATTGTACCCGGCAGGACAGTACCGTGTTCAGGGATAAGCTCATAGCTCTCCCTTTTGATTTCAGGGGACAAGAAAATTGGATGAATAGCGTCGCCTAATGCACGGATACGGTAACCGAAAATCGGTCTCAGCTCTTCATTAGCCAAAACCTCAAAATGACTGTTTGGGAAATTGTAACTCTCACTAAAATCATTATCCAACCAAAATAGTACCTGATCCGGTGCTATTTGCAAGGCATAAAAGTGTCCTTCATCTTCATAGTTTTTCATGACCAATGCCTTACTACAGCTATATTCAGTAGCGTCAATACCTTGCTCATGCTCTACTTTTTTTATTACAGCCAATATCTTTCTTGCCTCTTTCTTCTTATCGAAAAAATCTTTAATGTTAGCCCAACATGCAAAAACAAAACCCACTAGAAATAAAAAAACGACCCACTCATTATCCATTTCAGGAAACCAATACAGTATTAAAGCAAATACTAGAGCACCTCCAATACTTATCAGGATTTTCCTACTAAAAAACGGTTGAGCTATTCGCTTGTGATAAAATCCTTTAGACATTTGTAATAGTTGGTGCTCTTCCGTAGAAAGTGGTCGTATTGCCATGTATGAAAAATAAACAGGTCAAAAAATGGGGTATTAAAATTCACACTAATCTTTGGCAGTGATTAAATCAATAAAGCTAATTTATCCACCGTCAAAAAAAGATAAAGCATGAGTAAGATTTCTAAATTAAGAATATTGAACAACTTAGAGATGTTCTTTTTCTTGATCGTGCTATTCTCCAGATTACAGTTAATATACTATATATCATCGCTTGATCCATTTACACGGATGGCTATATCATCATTGTATGATTACGAAAACGGCTGGGGTTTATATTATTGTGTTTTAGGATTTTTGGGAACATTTTTAATCCGTTTAAAGCAAAACAGTTACTTAGCCTGGAATTTAAAGCAGGCTGCATACCTATGCATATTATTAAGTTTTGGCCACAATTACTGGGCGATTACCACATTATGTATAGCCTCCTTGGTATTTTACAACTTAAAAAAGGTAAAGCTTTTCTTCACCAAAGGAAACGACAAACAGCTAATTTACAGGTGGTTTTTTGTTCCAATAAGTATATTTTTGATAGTTATAGAAGAATCATTCTCATTTTTGAATTATTGATTAGCTGGTCAGGAGCCAATAGCAGGAATAGGACTTGCTAGTGGCTAAGGCTATCCCCCTCCGTCCTCCGGACACCTCCCGGAGGGAGGACAGGATATTGCTTAGGCTATGATCAAATTTTACTTTGTGTTTATTACAAATAAGGCGGCAACATTAGGTTTTTGACCACCCCAAGATAACGTTATACCTAATGCTAAGTACCCCGTACCCAGTACAGCGAAGTTTAATGTAGGTTTCTTCATTAAGAGAAACCTACATTAAACTTCGCGCTAGATTACTGCTTACCCAAGCCCTTCGCCGTGCGATCTTCCGGGGCGGGGGCGGGCGTGAATTTAGCGGGTTGGGTTTCCAGCAGCTTCACGACTTCCTGCACGACTCTTTCTACCTGGGGGTCGCGGCCTTTCATGAGGATATTGGGGTCGTCCCAAACTTCGATGTCGGGTGCGACGCCTTCGCCTTCCCAGAACCAGTGGCCGTCATTGTCGTAGAGGCGAGCGCCCGGAACGGTGATGCCCCCACCATCAATGAGGCGATGCCCGGTAGCGGGACCCACGAGGATACCCAGGGTGCGCTCTCCTACAATAGGACCGGCTTTGAGTTCCTGAAATGCCCAAGGCAGGCCATCCCCTCCGGAGCCCGCCCAGCCGTTAATCAACATCCCGACAGGGCCGGTGTTGGTCTTGATTGGATGGGTATGATCCCGCCCGTGACGCCAGTGGAGGTTGTACACAACCGGGCGCTGCAACAGCTCTAAAAAGCGATCGGCCAACTGGCCACCACCGTTGAAGCGTTCATCAATGATGAAGCCTTTTTTGTCTAGCTGCCCGTAGTACATCCTCACTAGTTCCAGCTGGCCTTGCCCGGAGGTGTTAGACATGTAAACATAGCCCAATTTACCATCGGAAAGCTCTTCTACCATCTTCCGGTTCTGCTCGATCCATTCGAGGTGACGCAGGCGGACTTCGTCGTTTTCGTCGAGTAAGGTGACAATGACTTCACGAGGTGTCTGTCCTGTACGTTCAATTTTCAGGCTCACCGTCGTTTCTGCCAAACCGGCAAAAGCTGCATAAGGATCTTTGGTAATATCCAGCGGCATCCCATTAACTGCCAGAATATAATCGCCCACTTTTACATCCACACCAGGCTGATCCAGCGGAGAACGTACTTCGGTATCCCAAGCGGCTGGTCGGGCAATGCGTTTGATGCGGTACTTACCATTGTTCAGCTCCCAATCGATCCCCAGATAGCCCGTGACGAGGGGGCGTACCTGTTCGGCATCACCACCAAAGGTGTAGGTATGTCCAGCGCTAAGCTCAGCAGCCAGATTGGATTGCAGGGCGGAAACATCCCAGCGGGTGCGGGCTTCATCCAAAAGCGCACCGTAGCGCTTGCGGAGTGCCTCCCAATCGAGGCCGTGCATGGCTGGATCGTAGAAAAAATCGCGGTGGCGGCGCCAGGTGTCGTTGAAGATCTGTTTCCACTCTTCGCGAGGAACAAGATTCATGACCAGGCCATCAGTAGGGATGCTGTTCTCTATTTTTTGCCCCGGAGCGGGTTTGATGATCCCGTAGCGCCCCTTGCTTTCTACGAGGATTTCCTTGCCATCAGCGGTAACGACGGCGCCGTTGATATCATCCATCACGGTTTTTTCTTCGCGGTCTTCGAGGTCATAAGCGACGATTTTCACCGAACGCTCACCGGAACCTGTGTTGGGTGCGCGCGCGTAGAGGAGCTTCCCTTTGAAAGGCATGAGGCCCAGGATGTTGCCCGCATCGGGTGGCAGCAAGACCAAGCGTGCCTCAATGTCCTCAAAGTCGATGATGAGCTTATCCTCTTTTTCTTCTTTCTCTTTGTCGTCTTCCTCTGGCTCCTCTTTTTCCTTGTCGTCTGCTTTTTTATCTTCTTTAATTTCCACTTCGTCATTGCGCGCACTCAATAGTGATGGCGCATCAGAAGTGAGGCTGACTGCCGCAATCTGAGTCGCATTGGGGTACACCCAAGTGCCATCGCCCATATCAGAATACGAGGGGTTGAAGCTGCGGTTGGTCAAATAGAACAAGTACTTACCGTCTTCGCTAAACACGGGACTGGTATCATTGAAGTAGCCACTGCTGACGCGTTCCAATTTGTTGGTTCGGGTATGGTAGCAAAAGATGGCTTCGTTGGCATTGTCTTGCCCGAGGGCGAAGGTCAGCCATTCGGAGTTGGGTGACCAGGAGATGGTGTACCCTCCCCTACCGGGATGGCTAATATTCCAGGTGTTACGGGTCACCGTTTTCAGGTTACCGGAAGCGGCATCCATTAAAAAGATGGTATTGGTTTCATCAATAAAAGCCACCTGCTTGCTATCGGGCGACCAGAAGAGGTTGTAACCAAAACCTTTCCCACGACGGGTCATTTGTCTGGCTTGGCTACTCCCGTCGGCTGTCTGGAAATAGATTTCGAACTCTCCGGAGCGGTCGCTCCAAAAGGCAAGGGTTTTACCATCCGGCGACCAGGCCGGATCGCGGTCGAAAGCACCGCTGGAATTGGTCAGGTTCATCGTGTAGCCTTCCTTGACGGGCACATTGAACAGCTCCCCTCGGGCTTCAAACACGATGCGTTTGCTACCGGGGGCGGCAGTCATGTTGCTGATACGGCGGCTCACATTCTCAGCGCGAGGCATCTCTACCGAAAGGTCGCTGATGACATTTACGGATACAGACTCATACTTTTCAGTCGCCAAATCCATGCGATAGAGCGTTCCACCCATCTCGAAGACCAAATCTTTAGGGCCAGCGGCGAGGCGGGAAATATCAAAATCTTCGAATTTTGTAACCTGTCGAGAAGCCTTCGTTTTAGTATCGTAAACCCAAATGTTAAGGCGCATATTTTTCGCCTGATCAGAGAGAAAATACACCTTATCACCGGCCCAGGCAGGTTGGCCATCGTTGGCCGTATTGTTGGTCACATTGACCACCTCCTGACTTTCCGTATCATAAATTAAGATATCAGAAGTGAGGCCGCCACGGTAGCGCTTGAAAGGGTAGCCCTCGGTGATTTTAGTGATGTAAGCCAACTTTTTTCCGTCAGGTGAATAACTGGCCAGTTCGCCATACGGAATAGGTAACCGTTGGGCCAAGCCTCCGTTCTTATCCACCAGAAAAAACTGTCGACCAGAACGCTGGCCCAACTCGCGCCGTGATGCAAAAAGAAGTCGCTCTCCATCAGGATGCCAATCCACCATTCGATCCGCATGGGACTGGTAAGTGACCCGGGTGGGTACGCCACCAGTGATGGGCATGACGTACACATCCATGTTGCCGTTGTACGAGGCGGTGTAAGCGATGGATTTGCCATCAGGCGAAAAATGGGGATAACTCTCTTCGCCCGGAGAATGGGTCACTTGTTGGGCGGTTCCTCCATTTTTTGGAACAATCCACAAATCACCACCATAGACAAAGGTAATTTGGGTTTCGGAGACATCGATATAGCGCATGAGTTTTGCGCTGATCTGAGCAGAGGCAAGCGTCCCTAAGGAGCAGCTTAGGACCAGGATAAATAAGGCTTTTTTCATAATGGATTGGAGATCAAAGGTGAATGGAAAAGAGCGTTGCATCTCTTATTTGGTTAGGATGCCAGCTAATTTACTAAAGTAAGCGCAGGAAGAACACTAATAGGAGAAAAACTTGGTGAACGCACTAAAGACTGCTCTGAATCGCCATTTTGAAGAAATAGAAAAAGAGTACATTAAATTAATTAATTAGTAGCATCATCGCACATTTCCACCATACATCTTGTTAACAGCGGAAACATAATCCAAATTATAACTACTTTTAGTGAAAATATAGAGAGTTAGGTAAGTTCTCCTAGCTAACGACTTTATGTATCCAACTTTTCTAATCACCGAATAATTTATTCTATGAAAAATCTTTTACTAGTACTAGGTGTACTGTTTGTTGCATCCTTTGCCTTGCAAGCACAAACCATCGAATTCTCCGATGACTTTGAAGCTGGGGCAGGCAACTGGACCCTAGAAGGAGCATGGGGCATTACGAGTACCCAGGCCAATAGCGGAACCAACTCCCTGACAGATAGCCCTGCTGGCAACTACGCCGCCAGTCAGAATATTTCTGCAACTTTGACTACCGGTATTGATTTATCGGCAGCCTTGGATGCCAGTCTGAGTTTCTTCGCGATCTATGATATCGAAAACGGCAATTTTGATTATTGTTACGTGGAAGCAAGCGCCAATGGTGGTGCCTGGCTAAACGTAGCGACCATATTTGGAGAAGGGAACCTTAGCCCCTGGACTCAATACACCTATTCTCTCGGAGGGTTTGTGGGCAACAACGATGTGAAAGTTCGTTTCCGCTTTTTCTCTGACGGAGGTTATGAAGTAGACGGCATCTATATTGATGATGTGGTTATCTCCAGTTCGAATGAGGACAATGCTGCACCTTTCATTTTGCATACTCCGCCAACTTTCTACGCAAGCGTTCAGGGAGATGTGGTCATGTCGGCGGAGCTTGTGGATGTTTCCGGTGTTGCTAGCTCTACCCTTAGCTATCAGGTAGATGGTGTAGCGGCTCCTTCTGTAACAGGGATGAATACCGTTGATAATACTTACACCTTCACCATCCCTGAAGAAGCTGCTGGATCACAAATTGACTACACCATTAGTGTAACGGACAACTCGCCCAACAATAATACCGCCACTACCAGCACCTTTAGCTACATCGCAGGAAATCACGTCATTTATGACAATAGCCAGGTAGATTTTGTTAATTCTTTTGGGCCTGATGCTCAAAGTTTACTATCAGGTTGTGCCGTAAGGTTCACCCTTTTTGGCGCTGATATAAAATACGCACTGATCCGTAATTACACGGATCCAAACCGCCCAAACAGCGACTTCGAATTTCACGTTTGGGCAAATGAAGGAGGGCTTCCCGGTGCGGATCTCATTACCCCGTTTATGGTTACGCCAGAAGCTACACTGATGAATACCAGCCCAATGACGCGGGTAGACTTGCGCGACTACAGTGCTGAATTATCGGCCATCACCGGTGATGTATTTGTAGGTTTTGTTGTTCCAACTGGCCAAACCTGGTTAACCCAAAGCACTCCTGCCGTGGGCAACCGTACCTACAATTTCAATGGTACCACATGGTCACTCAATGACGATGATTACCACTTCCGGATTGTGACCACCGCTTCGACAGCCGCTGATGATTGTGCCGATGCGACGGACCTGAGCAGCCTAACTGGTGGTGGGCCCAACAATACCCTTTCTTCTCCCTTGTTCGACAATACCGATGCTACCGTAGGAGGAGAACCAACAACCGGTACCGACTGCTTTGATGATGGCACTTTCCACAATACCCAGTGGTACACCTTCGTAGGCGACGGTTTGGCGTACAATATCAAGACCTCTGATTGTGGTTCCACCAACTACATTTCCGACGGTGATACCCAAATGGCCATCTACTCCGGTGACGACTGTGGTAATCTAATACCTGTGGCCTGTAATGAAGATGAGGACTTCCCCAACGACCTCTACAATGCATCCATTGATTTCCAAACCGAAGCTGGGGTTACTTACTACATCCTGATTGACGGCTGGAATGGTTCTATCGGTGAATATTGCGTGCAATTCACCGAAATAGCATTCATTACCTGTGCTGATATAGCCATCGGTGCAGCCTCTACAGATACGGAGCTGGTTTGCTTGGGAGACCCCACCTCCTTCAATTTAGCCGCTGGTACGGTCATTCCACAAGAAGGCCCTGTCAATGGCTTTCGTTGGGTAGTAAGTTCTGCGGATATTTCGGGTTCCGCGAATCCACTTATGGAAGCTTCTTACCTGGGCGCATTTGGTGTGGTTACCAATGTAGAAGACATCTATACGCCTGCCTTGGTAAACGATGGCACCCAATTGCCGGCTGGCAACTACTATTTTACACCTATCGTGTACGGGGGTGCAACGGGAACTTTCCCAGCGCTTGATTTAACCGATGGCTGTATTGCTACGGGTACCTCTGTTTTGGTGACCCTCCTTCCAACACTTCCTGTGCTTAATGGTACGGTTGTCAGTTCACCCGAAATAACTCCTCCAGGCGGCAATGGATCTGCGAGTGTAAATGTCATTACGGGAGGTTCCGAAAATTATAGCTACCAATGGAGTAACGGCGCAACCACTTCCACCATTACCGACTTGACGGCTGGTGATTATTCCGTTACCGTTTCGGATTTGTCTGGTTGCGTTGATCCTCTTGTATTGACCGTAACCGTTGATGTGACGGTAGGTGTTGATGATGCAGCATTTGTTCAAACCCTCCGTATTTTCCCAAATCCGGCCAAGGACCTCGCTACCATCAGCTACAGCTTTGAGGAAAGCAAACAATTGCAGATCAAAGTGACCAACACTATCGGGCAAGTTGTTTGGCTACAGCAGGCTCCTACCGGACCGCAAGCACAGGTGAATATTGACTTGAGCAATTTTGCGAACGGCGTCTATTTCATTGAATTCAACGACGGTGAGCAAAGGCTCTCCCGCCGCCTGGTCGTAAATAAATAAAGTGAGTTTTTATTGAAAACTGGCATAGAAACGCCGCTTTCTGACCTGGTCAGAGAGCGGCGTTTTTCTATTAAAAAAATCCCCAAGGATCGAACGTATGCTTTGAATCGTCCGTTAGAAGAGACGAACAGTAGGTACTTACCCCAACAAAAACCTACCTTTATTTTTATGAAAAACCAAGACAACCCCGATTTGAAGCTGGCCGTACTGATCGACGCCGATAACGTTCCCTACAAAATGGTCAAAGAAATGATGGAAGAGCTTGCTAAATTTGGCACACTCACCATCAAGCGCATTTACGGTGACTGGACCAAGCCCCATGTCCGGGGTTGGAAGCAAGTATTGCTCGAACACGCCATCACTCCGATCCAACAATACAGCTACACCACTGGTAAAAACGCCACCGATTCCGCTATGATCATCGACGCCATGGACATCCTTTATGGTGCTAAAGTCGACGGTTTCTGTATAGTTTCCAGCGATAGCGACTTTACCCGCCTCGCTACTCGCTTACGTGAATCCGGGATGCGCGTGATCGGAATGGGTGAGCAAAAAACGCCAGAGCCTTTTATTGTGGCTTGTGACCGTTTTATCTTTATCGAAATCCTCAAACCACCCACCAAAAAGAAAAAGGTTGGTACCGGAGGTACAACGAGTCGTAGCAAGAAAGAGGTGGTTCCCAGCAAGATCAAGCAGCTCATTGCGGAAACCATCGAT is a window from the Lewinella sp. LCG006 genome containing:
- a CDS encoding carboxypeptidase-like regulatory domain-containing protein codes for the protein MHTPFHLPLFLLLTLPLLSFAQEVTGYVHDLQGQPLVGASVYWSIQHDGGTYTEADGTFQLALTKDLPADLVISYVGFVPDTIQIKEAGNIDVELQSRQDMDVVVVTENRQGSFISTINPVKTEVITAKELGRSACCDLAGCFNTQGSVQPTTTNIVTNAKELRILGLSGVYNQVLIDGFPLIQGLSYTYGISSIPGTLIQSIFVAKGANSVLQGYESISGQINVVLKQPDEDERLLLNAYLNSFGEHQYNLNYAHRWNNWSTLVAAHTTQPAQRRDRDKDDFLDLPLLNSYTLYNKWKYRDAGEWGWHSETGLRFVQEQRIGGQTTFDPDRDKGTTSAYGQLVEYSQPEFYTKTGYRLDDYHHVLFYASGFHQKQESYYGTTHYQATHANAYLNLQYEYNWHEKHQLKTGFSYRFLDLEEDISFGNDDLQRSYDGIYQRQENIPGVFAENVFNWYDNQLTLITGLRYDHHNTFGCKATPRALLRANLSPATVARISVGTGWRTVNLFSENINLLASSRDVRITEALLPEEALNYGANLTHNYYGDEVEAQFSFDFYRTVFQNQIFPDYDTDPTVAIVRNFTGTSISNGFQGELGLAFYQRFGVKLAYNYLDVYRIIDGDKQVLPFNATHRVVGTFSYEPLSKSWHFDANIHWTGEQRLANTSTSPPEFQQQAFADPFTVINAQLTKVWPKVEVYGGCENIFDFRQLRPIRSWQDPFGPYFDTANVWGPTRGREFYVGVRYRIEE
- a CDS encoding T9SS type A sorting domain-containing protein, whose translation is MKNLLLVLGVLFVASFALQAQTIEFSDDFEAGAGNWTLEGAWGITSTQANSGTNSLTDSPAGNYAASQNISATLTTGIDLSAALDASLSFFAIYDIENGNFDYCYVEASANGGAWLNVATIFGEGNLSPWTQYTYSLGGFVGNNDVKVRFRFFSDGGYEVDGIYIDDVVISSSNEDNAAPFILHTPPTFYASVQGDVVMSAELVDVSGVASSTLSYQVDGVAAPSVTGMNTVDNTYTFTIPEEAAGSQIDYTISVTDNSPNNNTATTSTFSYIAGNHVIYDNSQVDFVNSFGPDAQSLLSGCAVRFTLFGADIKYALIRNYTDPNRPNSDFEFHVWANEGGLPGADLITPFMVTPEATLMNTSPMTRVDLRDYSAELSAITGDVFVGFVVPTGQTWLTQSTPAVGNRTYNFNGTTWSLNDDDYHFRIVTTASTAADDCADATDLSSLTGGGPNNTLSSPLFDNTDATVGGEPTTGTDCFDDGTFHNTQWYTFVGDGLAYNIKTSDCGSTNYISDGDTQMAIYSGDDCGNLIPVACNEDEDFPNDLYNASIDFQTEAGVTYYILIDGWNGSIGEYCVQFTEIAFITCADIAIGAASTDTELVCLGDPTSFNLAAGTVIPQEGPVNGFRWVVSSADISGSANPLMEASYLGAFGVVTNVEDIYTPALVNDGTQLPAGNYYFTPIVYGGATGTFPALDLTDGCIATGTSVLVTLLPTLPVLNGTVVSSPEITPPGGNGSASVNVITGGSENYSYQWSNGATTSTITDLTAGDYSVTVSDLSGCVDPLVLTVTVDVTVGVDDAAFVQTLRIFPNPAKDLATISYSFEESKQLQIKVTNTIGQVVWLQQAPTGPQAQVNIDLSNFANGVYFIEFNDGEQRLSRRLVVNK
- a CDS encoding NYN domain-containing protein, producing MKNQDNPDLKLAVLIDADNVPYKMVKEMMEELAKFGTLTIKRIYGDWTKPHVRGWKQVLLEHAITPIQQYSYTTGKNATDSAMIIDAMDILYGAKVDGFCIVSSDSDFTRLATRLRESGMRVIGMGEQKTPEPFIVACDRFIFIEILKPPTKKKKVGTGGTTSRSKKEVVPSKIKQLIAETIDDISDDDGWAFLGEVGSLMLKKQPQFDPRNYGFNKLTPLLKSLTGMIEIDERESPGRGHSKHIYARLKRRPK
- a CDS encoding PDZ domain-containing protein translates to MQRSFPFTFDLQSIMKKALFILVLSCSLGTLASAQISAKLMRYIDVSETQITFVYGGDLWIVPKNGGTAQQVTHSPGEESYPHFSPDGKSIAYTASYNGNMDVYVMPITGGVPTRVTYQSHADRMVDWHPDGERLLFASRRELGQRSGRQFFLVDKNGGLAQRLPIPYGELASYSPDGKKLAYITKITEGYPFKRYRGGLTSDILIYDTESQEVVNVTNNTANDGQPAWAGDKVYFLSDQAKNMRLNIWVYDTKTKASRQVTKFEDFDISRLAAGPKDLVFEMGGTLYRMDLATEKYESVSVNVISDLSVEMPRAENVSRRISNMTAAPGSKRIVFEARGELFNVPVKEGYTMNLTNSSGAFDRDPAWSPDGKTLAFWSDRSGEFEIYFQTADGSSQARQMTRRGKGFGYNLFWSPDSKQVAFIDETNTIFLMDAASGNLKTVTRNTWNISHPGRGGYTISWSPNSEWLTFALGQDNANEAIFCYHTRTNKLERVSSGYFNDTSPVFSEDGKYLFYLTNRSFNPSYSDMGDGTWVYPNATQIAAVSLTSDAPSLLSARNDEVEIKEDKKADDKEKEEPEEDDKEKEEKEDKLIIDFEDIEARLVLLPPDAGNILGLMPFKGKLLYARAPNTGSGERSVKIVAYDLEDREEKTVMDDINGAVVTADGKEILVESKGRYGIIKPAPGQKIENSIPTDGLVMNLVPREEWKQIFNDTWRRHRDFFYDPAMHGLDWEALRKRYGALLDEARTRWDVSALQSNLAAELSAGHTYTFGGDAEQVRPLVTGYLGIDWELNNGKYRIKRIARPAAWDTEVRSPLDQPGVDVKVGDYILAVNGMPLDITKDPYAAFAGLAETTVSLKIERTGQTPREVIVTLLDENDEVRLRHLEWIEQNRKMVEELSDGKLGYVYMSNTSGQGQLELVRMYYGQLDKKGFIIDERFNGGGQLADRFLELLQRPVVYNLHWRHGRDHTHPIKTNTGPVGMLINGWAGSGGDGLPWAFQELKAGPIVGERTLGILVGPATGHRLIDGGGITVPGARLYDNDGHWFWEGEGVAPDIEVWDDPNILMKGRDPQVERVVQEVVKLLETQPAKFTPAPAPEDRTAKGLGKQ